One genomic window of Chiloscyllium punctatum isolate Juve2018m chromosome 21, sChiPun1.3, whole genome shotgun sequence includes the following:
- the LOC140492526 gene encoding interferon-induced very large GTPase 1, with protein sequence MASEQSPSNILRKNRRTLIDILKEQPNVLLDELDAMLIFKVDEYNSIDGITDPKDKIRTIINTVVLKGEETCEIFLRVLQSLQNEFPGVDEILVGFNLATRGESCCTNANGTPAAEKDLLNQQEENRQRIGKKVKENNFQEVLSKLKLQKYLREKLSLSKILEIGPETIACAKPQSLEDIPWYFLKKLMILNLTARNIKCSVDIPKLTVDQTNFSNLFDITGKDTGDACNPLDVITAVFLCADSILHQEMMMKMSMCQFALPLLLPDYSKDNSTLLLWAMRFIVKKWRPQSLEASKGFKEATMVTMPIHVISFIRLGECSTSKSSILNEVLSNPHHHHNFFVTHSMECGDIPRKISDGLVEFCWYLPCGKRNIDIFTEPVLVANLRGDASTLRSQVHFLAQVSSAVFIFVNQIGANEFAFLESVAELETRYFLILNPQPDQQVVTSSFLQTLAPLMKLERNHIIVKNKNVNTSMFVEQIRSCIKETLENMTDCVSIEGMADVARKLGILVDEDEPRCHSAKEVAEAAMGDMRSVAEYKMEKLPLQGELWKKWSKIDKELRRQKERGDMPVEAYNSKLRLELTNIRKKQQEYDITENLSEFVAVMANTSHDERHFFLKWIKYLLDATAREELSELREAYKQLYKASPGATKKLTDLDKQISDSSLGLEHFMREIGQVYEAEATLVQEHILSEDKRQYTSLPSVVADLMLDGFPLELLDGDASSISEQWVSAVLTHLSKKLGPDTKIVVLTVLGVQSTGKSTLLNTMFGLQFAVSSGRCTRGAFMQLIKITGDLSKEIGSEYLMIIDTEGLKAPELAKLEDSHEHDNELATLVVGLSDVTLVNMAMENSSEMKDVLQIVVHAFLRMKEVGHKPNCQFIHQNVGEVSAHDQNMRDRKHLLDQLNEMTKAAAKMEKKEYEFTKFSDIMEYDPEKNNWYIPGLWHGVPPMAPVNTGYSENIFELKKYLFDLFKQRRERKEPFTIHQFIEWMKGLWNAVKYENFIFSFRNSLVADAYSQLSLKYSEWEWQFRKSIHSQVEKAENNIGNHPLDQLDDLYQSLIQETNKILQAQKQMILIQLEKYFNSKVDNIHLVEKFKMDFTLSTESLRNELEIYSKRKCEDAIRRRKGMAKLDNIQKEYQGIIQKQVCELLQMCKELNAELNDSKLKEKFEKMWGDTVQPLQAMSFKQQNIEIEFENQLQQNLRHRGSAVCQRLDTAGKLFEKGQVKFKVTRDHIERGYWQKAKDLFTNGSSSEVQVFADSLIENAEQFALEKLKAKVDFDPTYCQTLLKNTDETLLNGKWYYFHTNVNFEVDLKLHMCGFVLPIFQKMHQDFFRENDPLTCLTAMKDVYYSIFKDIYHEKDQSQKRAQALCSNCLQPALQKAIDKKLGVEIVEDVKASCTNHEMSSRAYLQAVILLDLLDEHRVENYLQYIKNYEHFARQWIRKRIIKNYTGTTKIMEIITKIIRALIRKTKDAIKQAMVTEKENVSEFLTEFCDILKNDFVINKENLEIILFQNAVTAREFAADFTAALDDMEEKLTSDFHKNCDIEEVLLCLPMQPDEEIFRQVLGCGKMCPFCGVPCEREGSGHKEHFATTHRPEGLNSYRYIDNNKLVATVCTSAVASDSSFRCAETEYTFHPYKDYRSVNDYFASWDIPPDTSIQAATYWKYVLSTFNREFAEAYKAKKADIPVDWKKIQKETVRAEIVKTYNMFRKKELK encoded by the exons ATGGCTTCGGAACAGAGTCCATCAAACATTCTACGGAAAAATCGCAGAACGCTCATTGACATTCTGAAAGAGCAACCAAACGTTCTCCTTGATGAGCTTGATGCGATGCTCATTTTCAAAGTGGATGAGTATAATAGTATTGATGGGATCACAGATCCCAAGGATAAGATCAGAACAATTATAAACACTGTGGTTCTGAAGGGAGAGGAGACTTGTGAGATCTTTCTAAGAGTTCTGCAAAGTTTACAGAATGAATTCCCAGGAGTGGATGAAATATTGGTTGGATTTAATCTTGCCACAAGAG GTGAATCTTGCTGTACTAATGCAAATGGAACTCCTGCTGCTGAGAAGGACTTGCTCAATCAACAAGAAGAAAACCGACAAAGAATTGGGAAAAAAG TCAAAGAAAACAATTTTCAGGAAGTGCTTTCCAAGCTGAAACTACAGAAGTACTTGAGAGAGAAACTTTCTTTAAGCAAAATTCTTGAAATTGGCCCAGAAACCATAGCGTGTGCAAAGCCACAAAGCTTGGAAGATATTCCGTGGTATTTTCTAAAGAAACTTATGATTCTCAATTTGACAGCCAGAAATATCAAATGCTCAGTAGACATTCCTAAACTGACCGTTGACCAAACAAATTTTTCCAATCTTTTTGATATCACGGGAAAAGACACTGGCGATGCATGCAATCCACTGGATGTCATTACTGCAGTTTTCCTTTGTGCTGACAGCATCCTGCATCAAGAGATGATGATGAAGATGTCTATGTGTCAGTTTGCACTGCCTCTCTTACTGCCAGATTACAGCAAGGACAACAGCACCCTACTGCTGTGGGCCATGCGTTTCATTGTGAAGAAGTGGAGACCTCAGTCACTCGAGGCGAGTAAAGGATTCAAAGAGGCAACAATGGTGACCATGCCAATACACGTTATTTCATTTATTCGCCTGGGTGAGTGCAGCACTTCCAAATCAAGTATTCTCAACGAGGTATTAAGTAACCCCCACCATCATCACAACTTCTTTGTCACTCACAGCATGGAATGTGGTGATATTCCTCGGAAAATTTCGGACGGATTAGTGGAGTTCTGCTGGTACCTCCCCTGTGGCAAGAGAAATATTGATATCTTCACAGAACCCGTCCTCGTTGCCAACCTCCGTGGTGATGCAAGTACGCTACGCTCCCAAGTTCATTTCCTGGCTCAGGTATCCTCAGCAGTCTTTATATTTGTCAATCAGATCGGTGCCAACGAGTTCGCTTTTTTGGAGTCCGTCGCTGAATTGGAAACGCGATACTTCCTCATCCTCAATCCACAGCCGGACCAGCAGGTTGTTACAAGCAGCTTTCTCCAGACATTGGCTCCATTAATGAAGTTGGAACGGAACCACATTATTGTTAAAAATAAGAATGTGAACACATCAATGTTTGTTGAACAAATCCGATCATGCATCAAGGAGACTTTGGAAAATATGACAGATTGTGTGAGCATTGAGGGAATGGCTGATGTAGCTCGCAAGTTAGGGATTTTAGTGGATGAAGATGAGCCACGCTGCCATAGTGCtaaagaagtggcagaggctgCCATGGGAGACATGCGAAGTGTGGCAGAGTATAAGATGGAAAAACTACCCTTACAGGGAGAGCTCTGGAAGAAATGGTCGAAGATAGACAAGGAGCTTCGTCGCCAGAAGGAGCGTGGCGATATGCCTGTTGAGGCATACAACTCCAAACTCAGACTTGAACTAACAAATATccggaagaaacagcaagagTATGACATTACGGAAAACCTTTCTGAGTTTGTCGCAGTAATGGCAAATACAAGCCACGATGAAAGACACTTTTTCCTGAAATGGATCAAATATCTTCTCGATGCCACCGCACGAGAAGAGCTTTCTGAATTACGTGAAGCTTATAAACAACTATATAAAGCATCACCTGGTGCAACCAAAAAACTCACAGACCTTGACAAACAAATATCAGACAGTTCTCTAGGGCTAGAACACTTCATGCGAGAAATCGGACAGGTTTATGAAGCTGAGGCAACTCTAGTTCAGGAACACATTCTGTCAGAAGATAAGCGTCAGTATACATCACTTCCTAGTGTGGTTGCTGATCTCATGTTAGATGGCTTTCCACTTGAGCTTCTAGATGGCGATGCATCCAGCATTTCTGAACAGTGGGTCAGCGCTGTGCTCACACATCTTTCAAAGAAACTAGGACCAGATACTAAAATAGTTGTTCTGACTGTCCTGGGTGTACAGAGTACAGGGAAGTCTACCCTCTTGAACACTATGTTCGGTTTGCAGTTTGCAGTGAGCAGTGGGAGATGTACAAGAGGAGCCTTCATGCAGTTGATCAAAATTACAGGAGACCTGAGCAAGGAGATTGGTAGTGAGTACCTGATGATTATTGACACTGAAGGATTAAAAGCTCCAGAACTGGCAAAGCTGGAGGACAGCCATGAACATGATAACGAACTTGCAACGCTGGTTGTTGGACTGAGTGACGTTACATTAGTCAATATGGCTATGGAAAACTCTTCTGAAATGAAGGATGTCTTGCAGATAGTGGTGCACGCCTTCCTGAGGATGAAAGAGGTAGGGCACAAACCAAACTGTCAGTTCATTCATCAAAATGTGGGAGAAGTGTCAGCACATGATCAGAACATGAGGGACAGGAAGCATCTCCTGGATCAGTTAAATGAAATGACTAAGGCAGCAGCAAAGATGGAGAAGAAAGAATACGAATTCACAAAGTTTTCAGATATCATGGAATATGATCCTGAAAAGAACAACTGGTACATTCCAGGCCTCTGGCATGGTGTTCCTCCCATGGCACCGGTAAACACTGGCTACAGTGAAAATATATTTGAACTAAAGAAATATCTGTTTGATTTGTTTAAGCAACGCAGAGAAAGAAAAGAACCATTTACGATTCACCAATTCATAGAATGGATGAAGGGTTTATGGAATGCAGTAAAGTATGAAAATTTCATTTTCAGTTTTAGAAACAGCCTAGTTGCAGATGCTTACAGCCAGCTCAGTTTGAAGTACTCAGAATGGGAGTGGCAATTTAGGAAAAGCATTCATTCCCAGGTAGAAAAGGCCGAGAACAACATTGGGAATCACCCTCTTGATCAGCTTGATGATTTGTACCAGAGTTTGATACAAGAaacaaataaaattctccagGCGCAAAAGCAAATGATTCTCATACAACTGGAAAAATACTTCAACAGcaaagtagacaacatccatCTTGTGGAGAAATTCAAAATGGATTTCACCCTGAGTACTGAGAGTTTGCGAAATGAGCTTGAGATTTACAGCAAGCGCAAATGTGAGGATGCAATTCGGAGGCGCAAAGGCATGGCCAAACTGGATAACATACAGAAGGAGTATCAGGGGATTATTCAGAAACAGGTCTGTGAGCTGCTACAAATGTGCAAAGAGTTGAATGCTGAACTCAATGACAGTAAACTCAAGGAAAAGTTTGAAAAGATGTGGGGAGATACAGTCCAACCACTTCAGGCAATGTCATTCAAACAACAGAACATCGAAATTGAGTTTGAAAATCAACTGCAACAAAATCTACGCCATCGAGGCAGTGCGGTGTGCCAGAGATTAGATACCGCTGGGAAACTATTTGAAAAAGGACAAGTCAAGTTTAAAGTTACCAGGGATCATATTGAGAGAGGTTATTGGCAAAAAGCTAAAGACCTTTTTACAAATGGATCTAGCAGTGAAGTACAAGTGTTTGCAGATAGTTTAATTGAAAACGCTGAGCAGTTTGCACTGGAAAAGCTGAAAGCAAAAGTTGACTTCGATCCAACTTACTGTCAAACATTGCTGAAAAATACTGATGAAACATTACTCAATGGGAAATGGTACTACTTTCACACGAATGTTAACTTTGAGGTAGATCTAAAGCTGCATATGTGTGGTTTTGTCCTGCCGATTTTCCAAAAGATGCACCAAGATTTCTTCAGAGAGAACGATCCACTGACTTGTCTGACAGCAATGAAGGATGTCTACTATTCCATTTTTAAAGATATTTACCACGAGAAAGATCAAAGTCAGAAAAGGGCTCAAGCTCTGTGCAGCAACTGCCTCCAGCCCGCACTTCAGAAAGCCATTGACAAAAAGCTTGGTGTGGAGATTGTCGAAGATGTAAAAGCCAGCTGTACAAACCACGAAATGAGCAGCAGAGCCTATCTCCAAGCTGTGATTCTACTGGATTTGCTGGATGAGCACCGTGTGGAAAATTACTTACAATATATCAAAAACTATGAGCATTTTGCAAGACAGTGGATCAGGAAAAGAATAATAAAGAATTACACGGGAACAACTAAAATTATGGAGATCATCACAAAAATAATCCGAGCACTGATACGAAAGACAAAAGATGCCATAAAACAAGCAATGGTGACGGAGAAGGAGAACGTGTCAGAGTTTTTAACAGAATTTTGTGACATTTTGAAGAATGATTTTGTGATTAACAAGGAGAATTTGGAAATTATACTCTTTCAGAATGCTGTCACAGCCAGAGAGTTTGCTGCTGATTTTACTGCGGCCCTGGACGACATGGAGGAGAAACTCACATCAGACTTTCACAAGAATTGCGACATTGAAGAAGTTCTGCTATGTCTGCCAATGCAGCCGGATGAAGAGATCTTCCGCCAAGTTCTCGGCTGTGGGAAGATGTGCCCATTCTGTGGAGTGCCTTGTGAACGTGAAGGCTCAGGACATAAGGAGCATTTTGCTACAACCCATCGACCTGAAGGACTAAATAGTTATCGCTATATTGACAACAACAAGCTTGTGGCGACAGTGTGCACTTCTGCAGTAGCATCTGACAGTTCATTCCGCTGTGCGGAGACAGAATATACATTCCATCCCTATAAAGACTACCGCAGTGTAAATGATTATTTCGCTTCCTGGGATATTCCGCCTGACACAAGTATCCAAGCAGCAACCTACTGGAAATATGTCCTGTCTACTTTTAATAGAGAGTTTGCAGAAGCTTACAAGGCCAAAAAAGCTGATATTCCTGTTGACTGGAAAAAAATACAGAAGGAAACTGTAAGGGCAGAAATTGTGAAAACATACAATATGTTTAGGAAAAAAGAACTGAAATAG